AGCAAAGCCTTCTAATAAGATTCAATTATCACAGTCATCTGAAGCCACTGAGATAATCCAAATATGCCAATTTTATACATTTTGTAGGGGAAAttttggttcagtggtagcattctcaccttccatcgAGAGACCCAGTTTCAATTTTTGGTCAATAAACCTCATGTGTCACCACAACCTGTCTGTCCGTGGAGCATTGAGCATTGTTATGATGCTGACtaggtttcagtggatcttccacaTTAAGGttaactaggaagaaagccctggctatctTCTCCcaaagaaatcagccagtgagaccctgtggatcacaatgattctACCCATTatggatggggttgccatgagtcaagtgCCAAggtgatggcagctagcaacaacacccagtacaaaaataaatgattaaaccGAGTATGGTGGATGCTAACGTTACCCGGACACACAGGTTTTACCAACGACATGTCATACTAATATCTAAATTTGGGCATAAAGGGTCAGCTCTCTGGTCTCGCAGTGGGATTAAGCCTGATTTCCATTCACATGACTCAATCCACGGCATCAGGCTGAAGCTAGTCTCTAGCTTTTCCCACTGCCTTGTCTGCATCCTTTCCCTACCCTTCTACCGTCTCCTGCTTTCTTTATTCTGAGACTGTGCCACAGAAATAAATCAACCCTGCCTCAGGCTCCGCTTCTATGGAACTTGCCCAAAGAGACTCAGCTTagagaattaaaataatttgtcAAACAACACAGAGCTACACAAAGAATAAAGGCAAATTTCAAACCTAAGTTGAATTGCACTTAGCCATTATGTTGTGTTGTCATTTTAAAAGAACGTGGTAATGGGAGACTCAGGCATTCTGCCTCACATGTATTCTTTTCCGTTTGATGCCATCTAGAAATCCAAGCTGAAAGTGGTAAGATAATCACTGAAAAGCAGTTATGCTCCTGAAAATTTTTCTCAAAGCCCCCTTCACATCCCTGTTTCTCAGGCTATAGACAAAGGGGTTCATCATGGGAGTGACCACAGTGTACATCACTGAAGCTACTGCAGTCTTCCTGGAAGAGTGTGTAAATGCAGCACTAACATACGTGCCTAAGCCCGTCccataaaacaaggaaaaaactgagaggtgagacccacaggtagAAAAAGCTTTATACTTTCCACCTGCTGATGGCATTCTCAAAATGGAGGAAGCAATTTGTATATAAGAGAAAATGATCCCAGAGAGAGGAACACCACATAATATGGTAGCCGCAAAATATGAGAAGATGTTATTGAGGAGGGCATCAGAACAGGCAACCTCAATGACCTGAAGAacttcacaaaaaaagtaagGAATTTCCGGATCTGGGCCGAAGGACAGTTGCAACACCATCGGACCGTGGAACAAGGCATTCATGATGCTAATGAACAAGGAAAGTAGAAACAGCAGGCCACAGAGGCGAATGTTTAAGATGACTGTGCATGTCAGTGGGTGACAAAttgccacatagcggtcataggccattactcccaggagaaaattttccaaagcaccaaaaatcaggacaaagcagagctgggTGAGGCAGCCTGCATAAGTGATGCTCTGATGCTGTGTTTGGAGGTTCGCCAGCATCTTTGGGATCGTGGCTgtgctgaaacagatgtcagtgaaggacagattggcaagaaagaaatacatgggggtgtggaggtagGAGTCAAAGGTGACAGCCAGGACAATGAGTAGGTTTCCCAGGACAGTGATCACATACATGGACAAGAACAGGCtaaagaggaggggctgcagttctAGATCCTCTAtcagtgccaggagaaggaatTTTGAAATATctgttttatttctgggttccatattgtTGATGAATGATGGAAAAGATATGATAAGACAGTAAAATGCATGGTTCCTGGAACAGCagacactgcatcaccagaggcaAAAATCATCTtgggaaagaacaaaaggaataaagaggaaaacaaatgGGATGTCTTCATTATGCATACTTTGTTACTTCAAAAATAAACAGATGATACAGCAGAGAATTCTAGAAAGGGGCAAAATTGCATCCatggtttttgttctgtttttgcaCAATCTGCTGGCATGATCTTTTATATATTAGGtaattttacaaaaacaaacagataGGGAAGTAGCCTAATGTGTCTGTCTGGGCCTCCAACTCCTTCATCATAGTTCAGAGGCAGACAACAGAGTTAATATGAAAGTGTGTTAAGAACCGGAGATGGAAAGGTAAAGTGAAGCAGTCCCCTTCCCCACAAGAATGCAGGTAAATGTCAGACAATTCTGTTATAGTCATCCTGTTTGCTCAGGAAGAACATGACCCCTGCCCTTACAGAGAGAAGGAGGCTACTGGAATGAGAGTTGCTTGAACATTGATGCTAAGACGCAAGGAAAAATGTCAGAATATTTCTGGCAGACAGGCAGAAGTTCTATGGGTTACTTGGTTCCAATCATTTTATGCATACACTCTATTCACATCTTCACCTGGATGAATCTGTATTAAAATAACCGTCCTTATTTCCAGACATTAGCTAAGCCATTTTTAGTTACCTGGCTGACAGCACTGAGGAATGATCACACCTGCCCTGGATGGTGAAGTTGGAAGATATGTCCTCAGGAAAGGCAAAGGAGCTAAATGAGGCATGAGGTCTCAGAGTAAGTAGCATCATTTGTGGGTGGAGTCTCAGGTGTGCCTGCTTCCTGACTATGGGAGGGCTGTTGAGTGAAGTGGTCACAGCAGACTGTTTGCAGTCTGTATGTCCCTCGGGGCTCAATAGCCAAAGCTCCTCATTAACCAAACACTTTTGTTGTCATTCTGATCCCAGGGCAATGCAAATCTGTAAAGACCAAGACAATAGgagacatccaaattggaaaagaaaagaaacactacATCTATTCACAAGTGACATGACACTTGTTATAGACTGAACTGtgccccacaaaaatgtgtgtatcagtttggctgggccatgattcccagtattgtgtgattgtccaccattttgtcaacttaTGTGATTTTCTatctgttataaatcctgcctttatgacgTTAATCAGGGTGGAGGGGCAGCAGTCGTGTTGACAAAGCAGGGCTCAATCCACAGGATTGGACTGTatcttgagccagtttcttttgggatataaaaaagagatgcaagcagagagacagggggaccttataccaccaaaaaagcagtgccgtcagcagagtgcgttctttggatgcagggttcctgcaaggagaagctcctagaccatgggaagattgatgagaaggacttttctccaagccaagagagagagaaagtgttcccctgggactaacaccctgaatttggacttttagcctactttacggcactgggttgggttactgggttaccgtgaggaaataaatttctctttgttaaagccaaccatatGTGGTAGtactgttatagcagaactagataactaagacaactatatatatatatatatatatatatatatatatatatatatatttgttgttgttaggtactgtcaagttggttccaactcatagcaaccctatgtaccatagaacaaaacacggcctgaTCCTTCGTCATGCTCAcattcgttgttatgctcgagcccattgttacagccactgtgtcactccatctcattgagggtcttcctgtttttcactgaccctgtactttaccaagcatgaagaccttctccagggactgatccctcctgacaacatgtccaaagtatgtaagacacagcttcgccatccttgcttctaaggagcattctggttgtacttcttccaagacagattttttgttcttttggcagtccctggcatattcgatatttttcaccaacaccacaattcagagacgtcaactcttctgcagtcttccttatccaccaTCTAGCTTTCAGAtgtgtatgatgcaattgaaaataccatggcatgggtcaggtgcaccttagtcttcaaggtgaaagctttgcttttcaacactttaaagaggtcctttgcagcagatttgaccaacgcaatgcattttttgatatcttgactgttgcttccataggtgttgattgtggatccaagtaaaatgagatccttgacagattcagtcttttctgtttgtcgtgatgttgcttattggtccagttgtgaggatttttgttttatgttgagatgtaatccatactgaaggctgtggtctgttgATAATTCTGctgaattacctttctttggaatgggcacaaatatgatctcttccagttgtttggccaggtagctgcctgtcttccaaattccttggcatagacaagtgagtgcttccagtgttgcattcatttcttgaaacatctcaattggtattctatcaatttgtggaactttgtttttcaccaatgccttcggttcAGCTTGGTGTtctattgagtatgcaaaggcattcaactttgtcgatcataccaaattatggataacatttagaagaatggaaaatccagaacacttgattttgctcatgaggaacctgtacatagatcaagagacagtcttttgagcagaacaaggggacactttgtggtttaaagtcaggaaaggtgtgcttcagggttgcatcctttcaccatacttattcaatctgtatgctgagcaaataatttgagaagactgtatcaagaagaaggaggcatcagaattggaggaagactcgttaacaacctgcgttatgcagatgacacaacctttgcttgcagaaagtgaagaggacttgaagtacttactgatcaagttcaaagaccacaaccttcagtatggattacatctcaatgcaatgaaagaaaaaatcctcacaactggaccaataaggaacataatgataaacagggaaaagactgaggttatcaaggatttcattttacttggatccgcaatcaagacccatggaagcatctgtcaagaaatcaaaagacacattgcattgggcaaatcaactgcaaaagatctctttaatgttttgaacagcaaagatttcaccttgtaggctaagttgcgcctgacccgatccacggtgttttcaatcacctcctatgcatgtgaaagctggacaatgaataaagtagaccaaagaagaactcacacctttaaattgtggtgttggagaagagtattggatataccatgaactgccaaaagaacgaacaaatctgtctgggaagaagtacaaccagaatgctccttagaagcaagaatggtgagactacatctcacatactttggacatgttgtccagagggatcagtctctggaaaaggacatcatgcttggtaaagtagagggtcagcaaaaaaggggaagacactcaattagatggattgacacagtggctgcaacaatgggcttaagcataacaatgattgtgaggatggcacgggaccaggcagtgtttcgttctgttgtacatagagccactatgagtcagaactgactcgatggcacctaacaacaaaacatctGCATTAGAAAAGATATCTGTTATGTAATGTCACCATACATGATGTAAAAAAATACAGCATTGTTTGTCAATGAATTACTGCTACACCCAGCAACACGACTGAATTTCAAAAAGCATAATCAGGATACAAAATTCATACATTAAGATTTATCTATTAACAAGTTTAAAAAGAGACAAATTTGTAAATTGGATAGGGATAAACatagaggtgattaaaaataatcattaattCCATTGccagttttataaagaaaataggaTCTAATACTGCCAATTTCACATGTTTATTAGCTTCCTAAAGCCCATAAAAAggtaccacaaagtaggtggcttaaaatatggaaaaaattgtTGTGTCACAATTCTGGAGGTTGGAGGTCTGAAATTCATGGTGTCAGGAGGCTATTgtctttctgaaggctctagggaaagattctTTCTTGTTTCTCACAGTTTCTGGTATCCAtccccaggcattctttggcttgcagctgcaccaTAACTCTTCCTCTGTGTTCAGATgaccatccttcctctgtctctgtctcttttataaggataccacttATCGAATTTGAACCCACTCTATTCCATTATGACCTCATGTTACCTTAACTG
This DNA window, taken from Elephas maximus indicus isolate mEleMax1 chromosome 3, mEleMax1 primary haplotype, whole genome shotgun sequence, encodes the following:
- the LOC126070991 gene encoding olfactory receptor 7G1-like yields the protein TDICFSTATIPKMLANLQTQHQSITYAGCLTQLCFVLIFGALENFLLGVMAYDRYVAICHPLTCTVILNIRLCGLLFLLSLFISIMNALFHGPMVLQLSFGPDPEIPYFFCEVLQVIEVACSDALLNNIFSYFAATILCGVPLSGIIFSYIQIASSILRMPSAGGKYKAFSTCGSHLSVFSLFYGTGLGTYVSAAFTHSSRKTAVASVMYTVVTPMMNPFVYSLRNRDVKGALRKIFRSITAFQ